In one uncultured Devosia sp. genomic region, the following are encoded:
- a CDS encoding Gfo/Idh/MocA family oxidoreductase, with protein sequence MSGANKLRVGIIGCGAGRTHLVEGYVPNADCFEVLALCDLNEERLTQVADEFGVPRRSTSFAELLAMDDLDVIDICTPPGLHLEQVLAALAAGKHVVCEKPLVGSLAEVDQIIAAESRSKGRLMPVFQYRYGNGIAQAKAVLDAGLAGKPYVGTVETFWKRGADYYAVPWRGKWATELGGVLMAHAIHPHDMMTYLMGPVDRVFGRVDTRVNPIEVEDCLSASLRMASGALVSLTATLGSADQMTRIRLSFENLTIESDHAPYRPGEADWQIIPKSEAVGRQIASLLADWTHVPSRHTTQLRLFHQAIVTGGALPVTTQDARQALELVTAIYHSSETGSDIALPLSSSHPKYSSWVPAQYRN encoded by the coding sequence ATGAGCGGTGCAAACAAGCTGCGGGTCGGAATTATCGGCTGTGGGGCAGGGCGCACGCATCTCGTCGAAGGCTATGTGCCCAATGCGGACTGCTTCGAGGTTCTGGCCCTCTGCGATCTCAACGAGGAGCGCCTGACCCAGGTCGCGGACGAATTCGGCGTGCCACGTCGCAGCACGTCTTTCGCCGAGCTCTTGGCCATGGACGATCTGGATGTGATCGACATCTGCACGCCGCCGGGCCTCCATCTCGAACAGGTGCTGGCGGCGCTGGCAGCGGGCAAGCATGTTGTCTGCGAAAAACCGTTGGTCGGCTCGCTGGCCGAGGTCGATCAGATCATTGCCGCCGAGAGCCGGTCAAAAGGACGCCTGATGCCGGTGTTCCAATATCGCTATGGCAATGGCATCGCCCAGGCCAAGGCCGTGCTCGACGCCGGACTGGCCGGAAAACCCTATGTCGGTACGGTCGAGACTTTCTGGAAGCGCGGTGCGGACTATTATGCCGTGCCCTGGCGCGGCAAGTGGGCGACCGAACTGGGCGGTGTGCTGATGGCTCATGCCATCCACCCCCATGACATGATGACCTATCTGATGGGGCCGGTGGACCGGGTGTTTGGTCGCGTCGATACGCGGGTCAATCCGATCGAAGTCGAAGATTGCCTGTCGGCGTCGCTCAGGATGGCAAGTGGCGCGCTCGTGTCGTTGACCGCCACGCTGGGCTCTGCCGACCAGATGACCCGCATTCGGCTGTCCTTCGAAAACCTCACTATTGAAAGCGACCACGCGCCATACCGGCCGGGCGAGGCCGATTGGCAGATCATTCCCAAGTCGGAGGCGGTTGGCAGACAGATCGCTAGCTTGCTCGCCGACTGGACGCATGTTCCGTCCCGCCACACTACGCAGCTGCGGCTGTTTCACCAGGCTATCGTAACCGGTGGTGCCTTGCCCGTGACGACGCAGGACGCGCGGCAGGCGCTGGAACTGGTGACGGCAATCTATCACTCGTCGGAGACAGGGAGCGACATTGCGCTGCCCCTGTCATCGTCTCACCCCAAATATTCCAGCTGGGTTCCGGCTCAATACCGCAACTAG
- a CDS encoding carbohydrate ABC transporter permease: protein MTTKTSSLGRWTIKGMLHVLLIATSILMLYPLLWLFSASVRPEAEIFRSGSLWPSAWSFDAYVRGWTMLQIGFGTFFTNSLIIAVLSVIGNLVSCSLAAFAFARIEFPGRNIWFALMLVTLMLPSQVTLIPQYAMFFNLGWVNTFLPLVVPKFLAADAFFIFLMVQFFRGLPKELDEAAIMDGCSPWRIYWKILLPLSTPVLATAAIFTFIWTWDDFFAPLVYLSDIRNFTVTLGLRAFTDATGDSDWGAMFAMSILTLLPVMIFFLAFQRLLIEGIATTGMKR, encoded by the coding sequence ATGACGACTAAGACCAGCTCGCTCGGCCGGTGGACGATCAAGGGCATGCTGCATGTCCTGCTGATCGCCACCTCAATCCTCATGCTTTATCCGCTGCTGTGGCTGTTTTCGGCCTCGGTGCGGCCGGAGGCGGAAATTTTCCGCTCCGGCAGCCTCTGGCCATCGGCCTGGAGCTTTGACGCCTATGTCCGCGGCTGGACCATGCTGCAGATCGGTTTTGGCACCTTCTTCACCAATTCGCTGATCATTGCCGTGCTGAGCGTCATTGGCAATCTGGTGAGCTGTTCGCTGGCCGCCTTTGCCTTTGCGCGGATCGAGTTTCCGGGGCGCAACATCTGGTTCGCACTGATGCTGGTGACCCTGATGCTGCCCAGCCAGGTCACCCTGATTCCGCAATATGCAATGTTCTTCAACCTGGGCTGGGTGAACACTTTCCTGCCACTGGTCGTGCCGAAATTTCTCGCCGCCGATGCCTTCTTCATTTTCCTGATGGTGCAGTTCTTTCGCGGCCTGCCCAAGGAACTCGATGAGGCAGCGATCATGGATGGCTGCTCCCCCTGGCGCATCTACTGGAAAATCCTGCTGCCGCTTTCGACGCCCGTTCTCGCCACGGCGGCGATCTTCACCTTCATCTGGACCTGGGACGATTTCTTCGCGCCGCTGGTCTATCTCAGCGATATCCGCAACTTCACCGTGACGCTCGGGCTGCGGGCCTTCACCGATGCAACCGGCGACAGTGACTGGGGCGCCATGTTCGCCATGTCGATCCTGACGCTGCTGCCGGTGATGATTTTCTTCCTGGCGTTCCAGCGTTTATTGATCGAAGGCATTGCCACCACGGGGATGAAGCGATGA
- a CDS encoding sugar ABC transporter permease yields MTELTQPVVLPPVAGRRTRPYWWQSPATRSSAFAGYAFLLPWLVGFALLTVVPSLVSLYLSFTDFDLLTPPNWLGTDNYARILLADPKFMASMRVTFVFVLLSVPIKLVLALLVAVALNRGLEGLSVYRAIFYLPSLLGASVAIAMLWRQLFAGDGLINMGLANFGITGPSWISNPNYSIWTLVILSVWQFGAPMIIFLAGLRQIPADLYEAASIDGASKWRQFLKITVPMITPVLFFNLIIQTIDAFKSFTPSFVISAGSGGPINSTLFYTLYLYQEAFGFFRMGYASALAWILLLIIAAFTAISFFSAKFWVHYDD; encoded by the coding sequence ATGACCGAACTTACCCAGCCTGTCGTCCTGCCCCCCGTGGCGGGTCGGCGAACGCGTCCCTATTGGTGGCAGTCCCCAGCGACGCGCAGCAGTGCCTTTGCCGGCTATGCCTTCCTGCTGCCCTGGCTGGTTGGCTTCGCGCTGCTGACGGTCGTGCCGTCGCTCGTCTCGCTCTATCTCTCGTTCACCGATTTCGATCTTCTGACGCCGCCGAACTGGCTCGGCACGGATAATTATGCCCGCATCCTGCTGGCCGATCCGAAATTTATGGCCTCGATGCGCGTGACCTTTGTCTTCGTGCTGCTGTCGGTGCCGATCAAACTGGTGCTGGCCTTGCTGGTCGCCGTCGCACTCAACCGGGGCCTCGAGGGGCTTTCCGTCTATCGGGCAATTTTCTATCTGCCGTCACTGCTGGGCGCGAGCGTTGCCATTGCCATGCTGTGGCGTCAGCTGTTTGCCGGTGACGGGCTGATCAACATGGGCCTGGCCAATTTCGGCATCACCGGTCCGAGCTGGATTTCCAATCCCAACTATTCGATCTGGACCCTGGTGATCCTCAGTGTCTGGCAGTTCGGCGCGCCGATGATCATCTTCCTGGCCGGCCTGCGGCAAATTCCGGCCGATCTCTACGAGGCCGCCAGTATCGACGGCGCCAGCAAGTGGCGGCAGTTCCTCAAGATCACCGTGCCGATGATCACCCCGGTGCTGTTCTTCAACCTGATCATCCAGACCATCGATGCTTTCAAGTCCTTCACCCCGTCATTCGTGATTTCGGCAGGCAGTGGCGGCCCGATCAATTCGACGCTGTTCTATACGCTCTATCTCTACCAGGAGGCGTTTGGCTTCTTCCGCATGGGCTATGCCTCGGCGCTGGCCTGGATTCTCCTGCTGATCATTGCGGCCTTCACCGCCATCTCCTTTTTCAGCGCCAAGTTCTGGGTGCACTATGACGACTAA
- the ugpC gene encoding sn-glycerol-3-phosphate ABC transporter ATP-binding protein UgpC produces MATSIQFRRLIKAYGDVEVIHGIDLDIDPGEFTVFVGPSGCGKSTLLRMIAGLEPISGGDLLIDGARMNDIPAARRGIAMVFQSYALYPHMSVYQNLAFGLETAKAPKEEIKARVQRAAEILQIVPLLQRKPKQLSGGQRQRVAIGRAIVREPKIFLFDEPLSNLDAELRVQMRVEIAKLHKDLGNTMIYVTHDQVEAMTMADKIVVLRLGVIEQAGGPLELYNNPKNLFVAGFIGSPKMNFLTTAEEGAGIKVAGNIISLSRPVSGARTLGVRPEHITLTPDSGIKLADLRVDLVENLGGQTVVYATTTDGQSVNVVLEGQRPVELGTTVAAYVDPARLHLFDADGNAI; encoded by the coding sequence ATGGCCACCAGCATTCAGTTCCGACGGCTCATCAAGGCCTATGGCGACGTGGAAGTCATCCACGGCATCGACCTCGATATCGATCCGGGTGAATTCACCGTCTTCGTCGGCCCCTCCGGCTGCGGCAAGTCCACACTTTTGCGCATGATCGCCGGGCTTGAGCCCATTTCGGGCGGCGACCTGCTCATAGACGGGGCCCGGATGAATGACATTCCGGCGGCCCGCCGTGGCATCGCCATGGTGTTCCAGTCCTATGCGCTCTATCCGCATATGAGCGTCTACCAGAACCTGGCATTCGGTCTTGAAACCGCCAAGGCACCCAAGGAAGAGATCAAAGCGCGGGTGCAGCGTGCTGCGGAAATCCTCCAGATCGTGCCGCTGCTGCAGCGCAAGCCCAAACAGCTTTCGGGCGGCCAGCGCCAGCGCGTCGCCATCGGCCGCGCCATTGTGCGCGAGCCGAAAATCTTCCTGTTCGACGAGCCCCTGTCCAACCTCGACGCCGAACTGCGCGTACAGATGCGCGTCGAAATCGCCAAGCTGCACAAAGATCTTGGGAACACCATGATCTATGTCACCCACGATCAGGTGGAAGCCATGACCATGGCCGACAAGATTGTGGTGCTGCGCCTCGGGGTCATCGAACAGGCCGGCGGGCCATTGGAACTCTACAACAATCCGAAAAACCTCTTTGTCGCCGGCTTCATCGGCTCGCCCAAGATGAACTTTCTCACGACCGCCGAAGAGGGTGCCGGGATCAAGGTGGCAGGCAACATTATCAGTCTGTCTCGTCCCGTCAGCGGCGCCAGGACGCTGGGCGTGCGGCCCGAGCATATTACCCTTACCCCCGACAGCGGCATCAAGCTGGCCGATCTGCGGGTGGACCTGGTGGAAAATCTCGGCGGCCAGACCGTGGTCTATGCCACCACCACCGATGGCCAGTCAGTCAATGTGGTGCTTGAAGGCCAGCGTCCGGTGGAGCTGGGCACGACGGTTGCCGCCTATGTCGACCCGGCACGGCTGCATCTGTTCGATGCCGATGGGAATGCGATCTGA
- a CDS encoding GntR family transcriptional regulator: MQNQAGARLEKLDPKLTITLRDHVHKALRLAILSGRYAPQERLNERQLAEELGVSTTPLKEALRQLESEGLIATLPRRGVIVLYSRTWAEEMILARAALESMIAHLAARRIDDVARQNLNATMAAMAEASDELDPDRLIALNEQFHDQIHKASECLYLGKLIERQRFYDAGTRRIIHSDPEEKARALAEHSAIGTAIIQRDIEGAERAMRDHVVRSGDHYLRLVFRNGDRPSSALSAVAE, from the coding sequence ATGCAGAACCAAGCTGGAGCCCGACTGGAGAAGTTGGACCCAAAGCTGACGATCACTCTGCGTGATCACGTCCACAAGGCGCTGAGGCTCGCCATCCTGTCTGGCCGCTATGCGCCGCAGGAGCGGCTGAACGAACGGCAGCTTGCCGAGGAGCTGGGCGTTAGCACCACGCCGCTCAAGGAAGCGCTGCGGCAGCTAGAGAGCGAAGGGTTGATTGCCACGCTGCCGCGGCGGGGTGTCATCGTGCTCTATAGTCGCACCTGGGCCGAGGAAATGATCCTCGCCCGGGCGGCGCTGGAATCCATGATCGCTCATCTAGCCGCACGGCGCATCGACGACGTGGCGCGACAAAACCTCAACGCGACCATGGCGGCCATGGCCGAGGCGTCGGATGAGCTGGATCCCGACCGGCTGATTGCGCTCAATGAGCAGTTTCATGACCAGATCCACAAGGCGTCCGAATGCCTTTACCTGGGAAAGCTGATCGAGCGGCAGCGCTTTTATGATGCCGGCACGCGCCGCATCATCCATTCCGACCCCGAGGAAAAGGCGCGCGCCTTGGCCGAGCACAGCGCCATTGGGACAGCCATTATCCAGCGCGATATCGAAGGCGCCGAGCGCGCCATGCGCGACCATGTCGTCCGCTCCGGAGACCACTACCTGCGGCTTGTCTTCCGCAACGGCGACCGGCCCAGCTCGGCGCTAAGCGCCGTAGCGGAGTAA